In the genome of Massilia sp. UMI-21, the window ACCGGAAATGGATCGGCAGAGCCTCGGAGAATTTCTGGCCGTCGAACGACCACATGAACCGCTCCATGTTGCCGGTAAGGTGAAGCTCGATCTCGCGTGTCGGCTCCCGTGGATCGACCGTCCCGCCTATCGTCCGCAAGTCTGCATAGGTCAGGACACGGCGGCCATTTCCGCGCAGGTTGACGCCCGGATCATCGAGGTTGGTGCGCGGCATATCGACGTGCATGTCGACGCCTGGTCCGTACTCGGTGCGCGCATGGGTCACCTTGGGAGGCTGGGCAGGCTTGGCCGGCGAGGACATCTGCGCGTGCGCGGCATGAGTGTCGGCTGGAGCAGCGGCTTGCTGCGTATGCCCCTGATGGGCTGACGCGGCGGCCACACCCGCAGGGGATGGTGCGCCGCCGCCCGCCGGCTGTGCACCATCCCCGTGTCCGCCATGATCACCACCATGCATGCCAGACATGGCCATAGCGCCCATCATGTCCGTCATGGTCAGCCACTGTGCTTCGTCCACGGCGGGAACAGGCGCCTGCATGCCTGCTCGTGGCGCAAGCGTCGCGCGCACGAATCCCGAACGTCCTATCGACTGGGCGAACACCGTGTACGCCTTTTCTTCGCTCGGTTCGACAATGACATCGTAGGTTTCCGCGACCGAGATGCGTATCTCGTCTACGGTGACGGGCTCCACATCCTGGCCATCGGCAGAGACGACCGTCATCTTGAGGCCCGGGATACGTAGGTCGAAGATGGTTGTCGCCGCGCCGTTGATCAAACGCAGGCGGACCTTCTCGCCCGGGCGGAACAGGCCAGTCCAGTTCATCTCCGCCGTGGCGCCGTTGATCAGGTACCGAAGCGCTCCGCTGATGTTCCTGCTTGCCGTCACATCGCTGAAGTCGTTGGGCATCATGCGCATCTGGTTCCACATCTTGCGCTTGTCGACCGCTGCGGAAAACCCCATCGTTTGCACGTCACGCACGAATTCGCCGAAGGTCGGCTGCTTGTTGTTGAAGAAGTCGCTCATCTTCTTCAGGTTCGCCAGCACACGCTCGGGCTTCTCGTCGGTCCAGTCCGAAAGCATCACCACGTAGTCGCGGTCTGCAGCTACGCGCTCCCCTCCCTTCGGGATCACGACGATCGGACCGTACAGGCCGGTCTGCTCCTGGAACGCGGAATGACTGTGGTACCAATAGGTGCCGCTCTGCTTGACGTCAAAGCGGTACGTGAACGTTTGGCCGGGCTCGATGCCGGCGAAACTCAGTCCCGGCACACCATCCATCTCGGCTGGGAGGAGGATGCCGTGCCAGTGGATCGAACTGACCGTGGGCAAGCGGTTGGTGACCCGGATGGTCACGGTGTCGCCCTCGTTCCAGTAGAGCGTCGGGGCCGGAAGCTGGCCATTGACCACGGTGGCAATGCGGTCGGCGCCGGTAAAGTTGACGGCTGCCGGCCCGATCTCCAGGTCGAAATTGCTGCCGCGCAGGGCCCGGCGGTCCTCCTGCGCAGCGAACAGTGCACCCGGACTCAAGCCTGCAAGCCCAGCCACAGCACCAAGGCCCTGCAGGAAGCGGCGGCGCCAACTGCTGACGCCCGCTTCAGATACATCTACATACTTCATATGGTCCTCCGATACGAATTGAAAGTTCTGGCGAAGACAGGCTGTGCAGCGGGTGCCAGACCAATGCCTACGCTCCCGGCGCGTGCGCAGGCCAGGCTCGCAGCCGACTCGGCAGGCACCGCGCGCTGCTGGTGGAACAAAGCCGCAGGGCCGCGCGCCGCCCTATGGGTCAAGGACGCACAGGCGCGCAGCAAGGGCTGAGCAGCAGGTTCAGGAAACGTTCGCCGGCACTAGCCGCGAAGAGTCGTCACGCCGCGGTTGGCGTGAGAAGACGAGGTGGGCGTTCGATGCGGGCGGGGATATGCCCGGTAAAAGAGGATGGGGAGAGTTGCTGAAGTCCGTTGGCCGGTTCTTCCACTGCGGTCACAAGGGCCACGGGGGGCGGCGCGCATGCGCCAATGCTGCAGCCCGCGCAGGTACCACAACTGGACCGCTCATGCGCATCCGTGCTTGTAGACGCGCAGTCTCCATCAGGTGAAGAAGCGCCCTGCGCCGCCGCGGCGACATGTTCGTGAGTGACCGCCTGACTGCCGGCGTCTGCGGCGGCAACCGCCAATGGCGCACCCGGCTCGGTACTGGAGACGACTGAAGCATGGTGAGACATGCCGCACGCGAACCTCGCTACTCCCGCAATGCCCTGCACTGGTAAGGAAACGATTAGTAGGCACAAGAAAAATGATCGTAGCCTGCTGCACATATGGTCAATGTAGCATGCTTGCAGCGACAAGCGCACACACTAGAAAGTTGAAACGAACTTGATGCAGACACCCGGCTCTGTACGGTGCTGCGCGCAGCGCGGCAGATTGTCATGTCCGGACGCGATGACATGCCAGAGCCGCGACCGCGGCTGCCCCAGCTTGTCACTGCGCTCGATGACTTGGTACGAGCATGAACGGTCGTACGCGCGTTATTTGACAGATGAGATGATGTAGTTCGACCCTTGCTGGGTGAACTCCACGTCAACCTTCTTGCCGACTGCCAGCTTTTGGAGCAATGACTTGTCCTTGACGCCGAAGCTCATCGTCATTGGCGGCCAGTTGAGCGTCTTGACCTGGTCATGTGCAAGCGTCACTTTGCCGTTGGCCTGATCCAGCGCCTTCACTACGCCTGACGTTTTATGCACTGCCCCTTTTTTGGGCGTACCTTGCGCTTTGCTATCGGACGTTTTCTCCTTCATCATGTCCTTACATGCCGACATATCCATGCCCTTCATATCCTTCATGTCCATGCAGCCTTGTTTCATGTCCATACCCTTCATATCACCTGCCTGGCCGAAGGCAGCGCCAGAAATGGTCAATGCAGCGATAAGGGACAGTGGGGCAAAACGTTTCATGAGATTCTCCTCAAGGTGGGTAAAGCAGAGTTTTTCGTCCGTGACCGGACGACATCGTTCATGTGCTTTCATAACTGACCTCGTTGCGTGAAGGTTTCGGGATATCCTCTTGTCGCAGCTCCCGACGGCGCATCAGCATATAAACAACCGGAACCACAAACATCGACAGCAAGGGCGCGGACAGCATCCCGCCGACCATTGGCGCCGCAATCCGCTGCATGATTTCAGAACCGGTGC includes:
- a CDS encoding copper-binding protein, which encodes MKRFAPLSLIAALTISGAAFGQAGDMKGMDMKQGCMDMKDMKGMDMSACKDMMKEKTSDSKAQGTPKKGAVHKTSGVVKALDQANGKVTLAHDQVKTLNWPPMTMSFGVKDKSLLQKLAVGKKVDVEFTQQGSNYIISSVK
- a CDS encoding copper resistance system multicopper oxidase, which gives rise to MKYVDVSEAGVSSWRRRFLQGLGAVAGLAGLSPGALFAAQEDRRALRGSNFDLEIGPAAVNFTGADRIATVVNGQLPAPTLYWNEGDTVTIRVTNRLPTVSSIHWHGILLPAEMDGVPGLSFAGIEPGQTFTYRFDVKQSGTYWYHSHSAFQEQTGLYGPIVVIPKGGERVAADRDYVVMLSDWTDEKPERVLANLKKMSDFFNNKQPTFGEFVRDVQTMGFSAAVDKRKMWNQMRMMPNDFSDVTASRNISGALRYLINGATAEMNWTGLFRPGEKVRLRLINGAATTIFDLRIPGLKMTVVSADGQDVEPVTVDEIRISVAETYDVIVEPSEEKAYTVFAQSIGRSGFVRATLAPRAGMQAPVPAVDEAQWLTMTDMMGAMAMSGMHGGDHGGHGDGAQPAGGGAPSPAGVAAASAHQGHTQQAAAPADTHAAHAQMSSPAKPAQPPKVTHARTEYGPGVDMHVDMPRTNLDDPGVNLRGNGRRVLTYADLRTIGGTVDPREPTREIELHLTGNMERFMWSFDGQKFSEALPIHFRYGERLRIVLVNDTMMNHPIHLHGMWSDLESENGEFQVRKHTINVQPAQRIAYRVTADARGHWAFHCHLMYHMEAGMFREVVVS